The segment GATTTTCAGGTGGGTCATCATATCACACTTTTGGGGCTGATGGGAAAGGAATCATTCTCATGAAGTTTGCCTATTGTTGAATCCAGATGGATTGGTGAAGCCAAAGTTGATGGCTTTGAGGCACTTaagaatattttatcttataagTTTATCTATGTATGAATTCACATGACTGTTAGAGTACTTAGGATTGGCATTCATAGCGTCCTTTCATTGGAAAACATACCATGTAGACCCTTTCTTACTAGGAAGGACACTGAGTCCTGCCATAATTGGGACATGGAGTGTACTTGAGAACTGAGATTCGCAACTGCTGTTGGCTTCTCCCTTATAGATGGTTAGTTATGTGCATGGAGGTTATCTTAGCATAATAGTGAATTAGGAAGTTATATTAGCGTGGCACTACATCTTCCTCCATGCCCAGGATGTTCTGACCATTTTCTAAGTCGGAATTCACAAATAGTGTGTGCCATTGactgttattttttaatttatttatctatatctTTGTGCTTATGCGTCCTCTTTACCTTTTTCGATTTTGTATGGACTGTCTTATCCAtagatttgtttttcttgttttttatttatttgaaaacctaaccTTTTTATATGCTTTGGACTTTGGATAGTAGCAACTTGATTTGACAAACCGTAATTAAAGACACAAACACAAGATGTTAATGTGTGTTACAGTCTCCACCATaaaccaaaaagagaaaagaaaaaaaaaaggttaaaattaagataaaatgtTCATATATTTAAATCTTAGTAACAAAATTTTCCAATATCACTTTTATTTGAAATAGGGGACTGACTGGAGAGCGTACAGTGAAGAGATTGCGACTGTCAAGGGCCCTGACAGTTCCTGACACCACAAGTATTTATGAAGCTTGCCGCCGCATGGCTGCTCGTAGAGTTGATGCCTTATTGTTAACTGATTCAAATGCGTTACTTTGTGGAATCCTTACAGACAAGGTTTGACTTGAATTACTAGTGAGATATACTGCCAAGCCAAAAAAACTTGCATGCTACATTTACCTGGATTTTTATGGCTTTACTTGTTTCACAAAACCATTCCCTTTTGTGGCTGAAGGACATAGCAACAAGAGTCATTGCTCGTGAACTTAATCTTGAGGAAACACCAGTCTCCAAAGTTATGACAAGGAACCCAATTTTTGTTCTTTCTGATACTCTTGCTGTGGAAGCCCTGCAAAAGATGGTGCAAGGTTGCTGATAATCTGAAAACCATGTTTACTTTTTCCATCCAACATGCTATTCTACAACTTGCCAACTGAACACTGTGCTGGTTTTTTTGCAGGAAAGTTCAGACATTTGCCTGTTGTAGAGAATGGGGAGGTCATTGCTTTACTAGACATAGCAAAGTGTTTATATGATGCTATTGCTCGAATGGAGAGGGCAGCTGAAAAGGGAAAAGCCATTGCTGCTGCTGTTGAAGGAGTTGAAAAAAATTGGGGGACATCTCTCTCTGGTTGGTGGAGAACGATACTTTAAAAAACTCTATTCAATCtgtcatcattttctttttcgaTTTGCATTCTATAAGAATTCATTCTTActttaaattgttaaataatgttaatttattTGACATTCAAAGATCTTTTCTTGGAAATCCTTGAGTTATGTATTGGCTCCTGACCACAAAACTGAAAATTTTAGCTGGCCTTTTTTTGGAGAGAGAGGAGTTTCACTTCCTGCTGCAATTGTTGGTTTTGTACAGGTCCTAGCACATTCATAGAGACACTTCGAGAGAGGATGTTTAGGCCTGCTTTGTCCACGATCATCCCCGAGAATTCAAAGTAGGTaatatctttatttatatttattcatttggtttttcatttGGCCATTTATAGCTTTTACCATGAAACTATGCTAcagaatatatttatttatatttattcatttggtttttcaaatgGCCCTTTGTATAGCTTTCACTATAAAACTATAGTACAATTACTTTCATTTAACATATCATGGAATCTTTCAGGGTTGTAACAGTCTCACCAACCGACACAGTTCTAACAGCAGCAAAGAAGATGCTTGAACTTAAATTAAGCTGTGCAGTCGTAGCAGTTGAAAACAGACCAAAGGGGATTCTAACGTGAGTCTCTCTTCGATAAAATTGCACATTGGAGTCCTCCTTTTACTTTCAGATGGAGATAGTTCTCCTTTTACTTTGAAATGAAGATTTGTGTTGAAGTTCTATAGCTTATATTTCACTTAGATTATGAATCCTCTCCATTTAACACTTCTGTCAGTTCAAAGGATATCCTGATGCGGGTCATAGCACAAAATCTTCATCCAGAATCCACTCCAGTGGAGAAGGTATTTGTCTCCAGCCTTTCTGTcaaaataaaatccaatttgTTGTGTCCTTAAACTTTGCTAGAAATGATTATAAATGTGTCGCCTATTGTCTGTGAATTCTTCATGATAAACTCTCTTATGAACAAAAAGGATAATGGCATTTAACTCtgaatataacttttttttatttcatgttcaGGTCATGACTCCAAATCCAGAATGTGCAACAATTGATACACCCATTGTTGATGCCCTACATACCATGCATGATGGGAAATTTTTACACCTTCCTGTCATTGATAGAGGTAACATGCTTTATATTAAGAGCTAAACTTATACCTATATTTTTTGATTTCTCATCTTGGTTTATTTATGTTTGGATGGCTGGATGCAGATGGTGGTGTAGTTGCTGTTGCTGATGTAATCCATATCACTCATGCAGCTGTGGCTACAGTAAGTCAAGTCCGTACTTTTCTCTCACTATTTTTAATATGGCTAATCAGTTACAGTCAAAAGTAATCCTGCATGATTTCTGTGGCATTGTAAGCCTAAATTTTTTAGACAGCATGAAGGAACTATGTTTAAACTTTTCTTGTGCCACTTCTCTAACCTGTTATTGATGATGGAGCGATTACACTCAACAAGTTTAGAGAAAACTTAGTTTTTTTAAGCTTCTTCAATCCAAATAGAAGTGCTCTTTTATTGC is part of the Vitis riparia cultivar Riparia Gloire de Montpellier isolate 1030 chromosome 17, EGFV_Vit.rip_1.0, whole genome shotgun sequence genome and harbors:
- the LOC117904595 gene encoding CBS domain-containing protein CBSCBSPB5 isoform X1 yields the protein MASHGGSSRKSLTLSMPSQGKKKASENGAGPDSARKSLASARSMGLTGERTVKRLRLSRALTVPDTTSIYEACRRMAARRVDALLLTDSNALLCGILTDKDIATRVIARELNLEETPVSKVMTRNPIFVLSDTLAVEALQKMVQGKFRHLPVVENGEVIALLDIAKCLYDAIARMERAAEKGKAIAAAVEGVEKNWGTSLSGPSTFIETLRERMFRPALSTIIPENSKVVTVSPTDTVLTAAKKMLELKLSCAVVAVENRPKGILTSKDILMRVIAQNLHPESTPVEKVMTPNPECATIDTPIVDALHTMHDGKFLHLPVIDRDGGVVAVADVIHITHAAVATVSQVGGNAGVNNEAASSLMQKFWDSAMALGTDDDEETRSEGSLKLASEGTEIGRTLPYTSSAMHNTFAFKIEDKRGRMHRFTCDTRSLTDVITSILQRVGDDIDRNNLPQILYEDEDHDKVVLASDNDLVAAMEHARLAGWKGLRLHLDYSGTRPLRRDSGTGGLEYAQREAWASAYSAVAAGAAFVAGMGLLAYLKRSSN
- the LOC117904595 gene encoding CBS domain-containing protein CBSCBSPB5 isoform X2; translation: MASHGGSSRKSLTLSMPSQGKKKASENGAGPDSARKSLASARSMGLTGERTVKRLRLSRALTVPDTTSIYEACRRMAARRVDALLLTDSNALLCGILTDKDIATRVIARELNLEETPVSKVMTRNPIFVLSDTLAVEALQKMVQGKFRHLPVVENGEVIALLDIAKCLYDAIARMERAAEKGKAIAAAVEGVEKNWGTSLSGPSTFIETLRERMFRPALSTIIPENSKVVTVSPTDTVLTAAKKMLELKLSCAVVAVENRPKGILTSKDILMRVIAQNLHPESTPVEKVMTPNPECATIDTPIVDALHTMHDGKFLHLPVIDRDGGVVAVADVIHITHAAVATVGGNAGVNNEAASSLMQKFWDSAMALGTDDDEETRSEGSLKLASEGTEIGRTLPYTSSAMHNTFAFKIEDKRGRMHRFTCDTRSLTDVITSILQRVGDDIDRNNLPQILYEDEDHDKVVLASDNDLVAAMEHARLAGWKGLRLHLDYSGTRPLRRDSGTGGLEYAQREAWASAYSAVAAGAAFVAGMGLLAYLKRSSN